The following proteins are encoded in a genomic region of Syngnathoides biaculeatus isolate LvHL_M chromosome 15, ASM1980259v1, whole genome shotgun sequence:
- the olfm4.1 gene encoding olfactomedin, translating to MIALLYAFALVEATLAWGGLNQWRELSANPEAGSGGADSCTCDAFLPSSTFPVADLVVVEQAAVEISHKLDLEMGKIEDYESKMAEYAEKIIELTREIEILEKNPDDSNDPTLESIEVKIKQVEALIQELQLSFKSSTIIFQSLHQEITVMVKTLDQLENTHDKHLVLQTRREYIKIQMELEECERRHQEIFNPNIGSCDHTGIIRVSKPIVSQLNAHLSTSSVYGGWGKDTRPIRDRDSMYWFSGDSSVYIDDIRFYTNYKNLVLRNPFLHHTISSAWHGLGSNYIVRDNTLYYQNYNPFGLAKYNFTSMSYESRVIPAASSTFSYANYAYQIFDFASDENGLWVTYATDESDGKMVLAKINEESFGIEEMWQTSVYKPGINNIFMVCGVLYAVRTVDIQNEEIFFTFDTKTKQEKYISITFERFQDKYSNLDYNPTDQKLYMYSNGYYVNYHLWFNHTAKATVEPPLALTKISHVNDLSE from the exons ATGATTGCCCTTCTGTATGCCTTTGCTCTAGTTGAGGCCACGCTAGCCTGGGGG GGTTTGAACCAATGGCGTGAACTAAGTGCAAATCCTGAGGCTGGAAGTGGGGGTGCAGACTCTTGCACTTGCGATGCCTTCTTGCCAAGTTCTACCTTTCCAGTCGCGGATTTAGTAGTAGTGGAGCAAGCAGCTGTGGAGATCTCCCACAAGCTGGATCTGGAGATGGGCAAG ATTGAGGACTATGAGAGTAAGATGGCAGAATATGCAGAAAAGATCATTGAGCTGACGAGAGAAATTGAGATACTGGAAAAGAACCCTGATGACAGCAATGATCCCACTTTGGAGAGCATTGAGGTGAAGATTAAACAAGTGGAGGCTCTAATTCAGGAGCTGCAGCTTTCATTCAAAAGCTCCACCATCATCTTCCAGTCTCTTCATCAAGAA ATCACAGTTATGGTGAAGACCCTTGACCAGCTGGAGAACACCCATGACAAGCATTTGGTCCTGCAGACCCGCCGAGAGTACATCAAAATCCAAATGGAGCTAGAAGAGTGTGAGAGACGCCACCAAGAGATATTTAACCCCAACATTG GTTCCTGCGATCATACAGGTATCATCAGGGTCAGCAAGCCTATTGTGAGTCAACTTAATGCCCATCTGAGCACCTCTTCTGTATATGGAGGCTGGGGCAAAGATACAAGGCCAATTCGTGATAGGGACTCTATGTACTGGTTCTCTGGGGACTCCTCTGTGTACATTGATGATATTAGGTTCTACACAAATTACAAAAATCTGGTTTTAAGAAACCCTTTCCTGCATCACACCATATCAAGTGCGTGGCATGGTCTTGGCAGCAATTATATAGTTCGTGACAACACACTGTATTATCAAAACTACAATCCATTTGGGCTGGctaaatataattttacaagCATGAGTTATGAATCCAGGGTGATTCCTGCGGCAAGCTCGACCTTTTCTTACGCCAACTACGCTTATCAGATCTTTGATTTTGCTTCCGACGAGAACGGCCTTTGGGTGACGTATGCCACGGATGAGTCAGACGGCAAGATGGTCCTTGCGAAAATAAACGAAGAGTCTTTTGGGATTGAGGAAATGTGGCAGACCAGTGTCTACAAACCAGGCATTAACAACATTTTCATGGTGTGTGGTGTTCTTTATGCTGTCAGGACAGTTGACATTCAAAATGAGGAGATATTTTTCACGTTTGACACTAAAACCAAACAAGAGAAGTATATTAGTATAACTTTCGAGCGTTTCCAGGATAAGTATTCTAACCTGGACTACAATCCAACGGATCAGAAGctttacatgtacagtaatgGCTACTATGTTAACTACCATCTGTGGTTCAACCACACAGCTAAGGCAACAGTGGAACCCCCTTTGGCTTTAACCAAAATCTCACATGTAAATGACCTATCAGAATGA
- the LOC133513208 gene encoding leucine-rich repeat-containing protein 74A isoform X2: MSTLSFEALCLEDNDPSTTLRRGSEEDFNTDLDEKEVRSNKTSIADVYRQACKIVGVVPVSYFIRNLDSPTMTLSHHGLGPMGCKALAITLESDMHLNTLELADNYIQAEGAKDLAEMLKTNFTIQNLDLSNNHLHSSGAEYVGKMLLNSRSLKYIKLSGNGFTDDDAKYFVEALSLNLSIKELDLSHNRFCGRGGEHLGLLLASNTCLEVLNLCWNQLRMKGAVALSAGLKVNSMLKHLDLSWNGFGNEGALAMGEALKFNNTLVHLNLNNNRITNEGVSMLCIGLEYNKTLRVLMLAYNSLTVKGALSLVNTVKKTPKSALEEIDICNVLVNENFLHLLEVASKDHPNLDVQYGGVGGFIGKKTLKPIDPMKVIQDYLDRRKLRLWDFFRNIDKDATMQVPVVDFRNAVQQSSIPLDRFQIEVLIQRLDRNRTGIVDYRGLVDTRKQMMQNHRQQLRKVASRQKNEKHKSDRILETFQSAVDAMTPQGSTVISPGDAREESAGPHRFSATLSSSWHRTVMSNSGRYTISNRSSDHVHLPMLAGPTPPCITKSPHLYSRSQPNLVTTSPLSAQGRSIAVRTVKSNLEVGHNKVKQPTVSHLTRSRPALDTTQLRNKAKKGKKAKAGKFEKNSKNIKTLKKNN, translated from the exons ATGTCCACACTAAGTTTTGAGGCCCTCTGTTTAGAGGATAATGATCCATCCACGACATTGAGGCGAGGCTCGGAAGAGGATTTTAACACAGATTTGGATG AAAAAGAAGTCAGAAGCAATAAGACATCTATAGCTGATGTCTACCGACAAGCCTGCAAGATAGTGGGCGTCGTTCCAGTCTCCTATTTCATACGGAACCTCGACTCTCCCACCATGACCCTCAGCCACCACGGCCTTGGACCCATGGGGTGCAAAGCACTCGCTATTACTTTAGAG AGTGATATGCATCTCAACACTCTGGAACTGGCTGACAACTACATACAAGCAGAGGGAGCCAAGGACCTGGCAGAGATGCTCAAGACTAATTTCACCATCCAGAATTTG GACTTGTCCAACAACCATCTTCATTCTTCCGGAGCTGAGTATGTAGGCAAAATGTTGCTGAACAGCCGTTCgctaaaatatatcaaactctcag gaaatggatttacagacgATGATGCAAAGTATTTTGtagaagccttgtct ctgAATTTAAGTATTAAGGAGTTAGACCTCAGCCATAATAGGTTTTGTGGACGAGGAGGGGAGCATCTAGGACTGTTGCTGG CAAGCAACACGTGTCTGGAGGTGTTGAACCTTTGTTGGAATCAGCTCAGAATGAAAGGAGCTGTTGCTCTAAGTGCTGGACTCAAG GTGAATTCAATGTTAAAGCACCTTGATCTTTCATGGAATGGTTTTGGGAACGAGGGGGCCCTCGCAATGGGCGAAGCCCTGAAATTCAACAACACCCTGGTGCACCTCAACCTCAACAACAACCGCATCACCAATGAGGGTGTCAGCATGCTCTGCATAGGTCTTGAGTACAACAAAACACTCCGGGTTTTGATG CTAGCTTACAATTCACTAACCGTAAAGGGAGCACTGTCCTTGgtcaatacagtgaagaaaacgccTAAAAGTGCCCTGGAAGAGATTGATATATGT AATGTGTTGGTCAATGAAAACTTTTTACATCTCCTGGAGGTGGCATCCAAAGACCATCCGAATTTGGATGTACAGTACGGGGGGGTTGGAGGTTTTATTGGCAAGAAAACACTCAAACCGATCGATCCAATGAAAGTCATCCAG GACTATCTGGATCGACGCAAGCTACGTTTGTGGGATTTCTTCCGAAATATTGACAAAGATGCCACCATGCAAGTTCCTGTGGTTGACTTCAGGAACGCAGTACAG CAATCAAGCATTCCCTTGGATCGATTCCAGATTGAAGTGCTTATCCAGAGGCTTGATCGCAACAGGACAGGAATTGTGGACTACAG GGGACTGGTGGATACTAGGAAGCAGATGATGCAGAATCACCGTCAACAGCTGCGCAAGGTCGCATCCCGTCAAAAGAATGAGAAGCATAAGAGCGACCGTATCCTCGAGACATTCCAGAGCGCCGTGGATGCGATGACACCGCAGGGCTCCACGGTCATATCTCCAGGGGACGCCAGAGAAGAGTCAGCTGGGCCCCATCGCTTCTCCGCAACTCTTTCCAGCTCTTGGCACCGCACTGTGATGTCAAACAGTGGCCGATACACAATCTCCAACCGCAGCAGTGACCACGTTCACCTGCCCATGTTGGCAGGCCCCACGCCTCCCTGTATCACCAAGTCTCCACATTTGTACTCACGGTCCCAACCCAACTTGGTGACTACTTCTCCTCTGTCTGCCCAAGGGAGGTCCATCGCTGTACGGACCGTAAAGTCCAATCTGGAGGTGGGCCACAACAAGGTTAAGCAACCCACAGTGAGCCACCTGACCAGGTCCAGACCTGCTCTTGATACCACACAGCTCAGGAATAAAGCCAAGAAAGGGAAGAAAGCTAAAGCAGGGAAATTTGAGAAGAACTCAAAGaatataaaaacattgaaaaaaaacaactaa
- the LOC133513208 gene encoding leucine-rich repeat-containing protein 74A isoform X1: protein MHLNTLELADNYIQAEGAKDLAEMLKTNFTIQNLDLSNNHLHSSGAEYVGKMLLNSRSLKYIKLSGNGFTDDDAKYFVEALSLNLSIKELDLSHNRFCGRGGEHLGLLLASNTCLEVLNLCWNQLRMKGAVALSAGLKVNSMLKHLDLSWNGFGNEGALAMGEALKFNNTLVHLNLNNNRITNEGVSMLCIGLEYNKTLRVLMLAYNSLTVKGALSLVNTVKKTPKSALEEIDICNVLVNENFLHLLEVASKDHPNLDVQYGGVGGFIGKKTLKPIDPMKVIQDYLDRRKLRLWDFFRNIDKDATMQVPVVDFRNAVQQSSIPLDRFQIEVLIQRLDRNRTGIVDYRGLVDTRKQMMQNHRQQLRKVASRQKNEKHKSDRILETFQSAVDAMTPQGSTVISPGDAREESAGPHRFSATLSSSWHRTVMSNSGRYTISNRSSDHVHLPMLAGPTPPCITKSPHLYSRSQPNLVTTSPLSAQGRSIAVRTVKSNLEVGHNKVKQPTVSHLTRSRPALDTTQLRNKAKKGKKAKAGKFEKNSKNIKTLKKNN from the exons ATGCATCTCAACACTCTGGAACTGGCTGACAACTACATACAAGCAGAGGGAGCCAAGGACCTGGCAGAGATGCTCAAGACTAATTTCACCATCCAGAATTTG GACTTGTCCAACAACCATCTTCATTCTTCCGGAGCTGAGTATGTAGGCAAAATGTTGCTGAACAGCCGTTCgctaaaatatatcaaactctcag gaaatggatttacagacgATGATGCAAAGTATTTTGtagaagccttgtct ctgAATTTAAGTATTAAGGAGTTAGACCTCAGCCATAATAGGTTTTGTGGACGAGGAGGGGAGCATCTAGGACTGTTGCTGG CAAGCAACACGTGTCTGGAGGTGTTGAACCTTTGTTGGAATCAGCTCAGAATGAAAGGAGCTGTTGCTCTAAGTGCTGGACTCAAG GTGAATTCAATGTTAAAGCACCTTGATCTTTCATGGAATGGTTTTGGGAACGAGGGGGCCCTCGCAATGGGCGAAGCCCTGAAATTCAACAACACCCTGGTGCACCTCAACCTCAACAACAACCGCATCACCAATGAGGGTGTCAGCATGCTCTGCATAGGTCTTGAGTACAACAAAACACTCCGGGTTTTGATG CTAGCTTACAATTCACTAACCGTAAAGGGAGCACTGTCCTTGgtcaatacagtgaagaaaacgccTAAAAGTGCCCTGGAAGAGATTGATATATGT AATGTGTTGGTCAATGAAAACTTTTTACATCTCCTGGAGGTGGCATCCAAAGACCATCCGAATTTGGATGTACAGTACGGGGGGGTTGGAGGTTTTATTGGCAAGAAAACACTCAAACCGATCGATCCAATGAAAGTCATCCAG GACTATCTGGATCGACGCAAGCTACGTTTGTGGGATTTCTTCCGAAATATTGACAAAGATGCCACCATGCAAGTTCCTGTGGTTGACTTCAGGAACGCAGTACAG CAATCAAGCATTCCCTTGGATCGATTCCAGATTGAAGTGCTTATCCAGAGGCTTGATCGCAACAGGACAGGAATTGTGGACTACAG GGGACTGGTGGATACTAGGAAGCAGATGATGCAGAATCACCGTCAACAGCTGCGCAAGGTCGCATCCCGTCAAAAGAATGAGAAGCATAAGAGCGACCGTATCCTCGAGACATTCCAGAGCGCCGTGGATGCGATGACACCGCAGGGCTCCACGGTCATATCTCCAGGGGACGCCAGAGAAGAGTCAGCTGGGCCCCATCGCTTCTCCGCAACTCTTTCCAGCTCTTGGCACCGCACTGTGATGTCAAACAGTGGCCGATACACAATCTCCAACCGCAGCAGTGACCACGTTCACCTGCCCATGTTGGCAGGCCCCACGCCTCCCTGTATCACCAAGTCTCCACATTTGTACTCACGGTCCCAACCCAACTTGGTGACTACTTCTCCTCTGTCTGCCCAAGGGAGGTCCATCGCTGTACGGACCGTAAAGTCCAATCTGGAGGTGGGCCACAACAAGGTTAAGCAACCCACAGTGAGCCACCTGACCAGGTCCAGACCTGCTCTTGATACCACACAGCTCAGGAATAAAGCCAAGAAAGGGAAGAAAGCTAAAGCAGGGAAATTTGAGAAGAACTCAAAGaatataaaaacattgaaaaaaaacaactaa